Proteins from a genomic interval of Paenibacillus sp. RC334:
- a CDS encoding fused response regulator/phosphatase has product MRILIVDDNPTNVIIIREILKKENYKDVISASSAAEMLEHLGIGDRTISLRPRPSDIDLVLLDMMMPEMDGIEACSIVQEYEHLKDIPIIMVTAVGDSKKLAEALDVGAVDYVTKPINKVELMARIRLALRLKQEKDWHKDRDQRIQDELKLAAMVQQAVLSPAIQDPVLQVNALYQPSFELAGDLYSWYPLGEGRYAIILLDMMGHGISSSLFCMFIASVLKDTVTTYVEPEKVIQELNRRFNQLDLGKQLVQYYFTAIYMVIDTRSRRIDYVNAGHPPGLLFSQDGSITKFDRACSPVGLFDKIDAEMHTVHYEGTGHIALYTDGLLEAVEGEYEEQLEYLTACLRKHEEWNEEAMLDAFFRKEAPQDRDDDKCLIWISLKEGESLHENQK; this is encoded by the coding sequence ATGAGAATCCTAATTGTTGACGATAATCCGACCAATGTCATTATTATTCGTGAAATATTAAAGAAAGAAAATTATAAGGATGTTATCTCTGCCAGCTCAGCCGCAGAAATGTTGGAGCATTTGGGGATCGGCGACCGTACCATTAGTCTGCGTCCTCGACCTTCCGATATTGATTTGGTTCTGCTGGATATGATGATGCCTGAAATGGATGGTATCGAAGCTTGCAGCATCGTGCAGGAGTACGAGCATCTGAAAGATATACCCATCATCATGGTAACTGCTGTAGGCGATTCCAAGAAACTGGCAGAGGCACTGGATGTAGGGGCCGTCGATTACGTCACCAAGCCTATTAATAAGGTAGAATTAATGGCCAGAATACGGCTTGCCTTGCGTCTCAAACAGGAAAAGGACTGGCATAAAGACCGGGACCAGCGGATTCAGGACGAGCTGAAGCTGGCCGCGATGGTACAGCAGGCTGTGCTTAGTCCTGCCATTCAAGACCCGGTGCTGCAAGTAAATGCCCTGTATCAGCCTTCCTTTGAACTGGCGGGAGACTTGTATTCCTGGTATCCGCTCGGGGAAGGTAGATATGCGATCATTTTGCTGGATATGATGGGTCATGGCATCTCTTCTTCACTGTTCTGCATGTTCATTGCATCTGTACTCAAAGATACCGTGACCACATACGTAGAGCCCGAAAAGGTGATTCAGGAGCTGAATCGTCGCTTTAATCAACTGGATTTGGGCAAGCAGCTCGTGCAGTATTATTTTACGGCGATTTATATGGTCATTGATACCCGTTCTCGGCGGATTGATTATGTGAATGCGGGGCATCCACCTGGGCTGCTGTTTAGTCAGGACGGGAGCATCACCAAATTTGACCGTGCGTGCAGTCCGGTAGGTTTATTTGATAAAATTGATGCGGAAATGCACACGGTCCATTATGAAGGAACGGGGCATATCGCTTTGTATACCGACGGCTTGCTGGAGGCCGTAGAGGGCGAATATGAGGAACAACTGGAGTATTTGACTGCGTGTCTGCGCAAGCATGAGGAATGGAATGAAGAAGCGATGCTGGATGCTTTTTTTCGTAAAGAAGCACCGCAGGATCGCGATGATGATAAGTGCCTGATCTGGATTTCATTGAAAGAGGGAGAGAGCTTGCATGAAAATCAGAAATAA
- a CDS encoding general stress protein: MNQTHHKSYAKVVENGVQAIEAVNELRNTGYRYEDVFVLAHDQDRTDRIADTVDAKEIGIKEEGVFDSLANLFRSRGDELRAKITSLGFTDTEADFYEKELDQGKVLVIAKKA; the protein is encoded by the coding sequence ATGAATCAGACCCATCATAAATCTTATGCCAAAGTGGTAGAGAACGGTGTACAAGCCATCGAAGCGGTGAATGAATTGCGCAACACGGGCTATCGTTATGAGGATGTGTTTGTGCTCGCTCATGATCAGGATCGGACGGATCGTATTGCAGATACAGTGGATGCCAAGGAAATCGGGATTAAGGAAGAGGGCGTTTTTGATTCATTAGCCAATCTGTTCCGTTCCCGTGGCGACGAGCTTCGCGCTAAAATTACTTCCTTGGGATTTACAGATACGGAAGCTGATTTTTACGAAAAAGAACTGGATCAGGGCAAAGTTCTGGTCATTGCCAAAAAAGCTTGA